A region of Macrobrachium nipponense isolate FS-2020 chromosome 7, ASM1510439v2, whole genome shotgun sequence DNA encodes the following proteins:
- the LOC135217602 gene encoding uncharacterized protein LOC135217602, with translation MKPVNCAILALTVFTLGVGSDSICDRPQCRCINTALGSEAACNCKDQDQKITLKSEDLPDNIFNLIIENCGSLGVTNALSSLHLRTITFKRIQELRIPSQAFLSGLRQLSSFILENTTVPLIPSFSFSSLAQVFEIQFRNVNIGSISGDAFSDVSDLQNLKFVNSKITSFERHAFGRGTSKIANLILDGSDIGTIHERAIWLSDSEIVHIDKCNINKVAINAIRLDNAYFIYLTRSSIQKYEAGGIRGRFFSGVMIDNDYLNPTKADSEPRPLFDLEESRQRRSSVAPFFHFTNNVLTKLLPDHAFFISSPTINVAVPNNTLGECSCQIYKNFLQSLRIILDDYTLNIHQALVEHGICLLDQQIFSIGCPDLTPNFEGPLRNALIPRGELMQEIKAKSGDDERATTTKPNDISEDLRGNTSEHLLLTSSTKLVNKTKPTSAIPLTIKMPKPTAATILNKTSNSIASVIPSSAIQINSLRIISKNKNDSNDGSKDKTSVIEKPAVFNEAVAPRKENSPFTIGQPVISPSILADHSQDDASSIHNTPLPMKTIIATNFQIQPPQFSGKTTGLTDAKTVWNEIFGGIFGQRLRKPLPVSFPTSQPSVKFSNVAKPIELRKFQRGNKIVVSPR, from the coding sequence aaaataaCGCTCAAGTCTGAGGATCTGCCTGACAATATCTTCAATTTAATAATTGAAAACTGTGGTTCTCTTGGAGTAACAAATGCTTTATCTTCTCTCCATCTGAGAACCATTACTTTCAAGAGAATTCAGGAGCTGAGAATCCCATCACaagccttcctgtcaggtcttcgtCAGCTCTCGTCTTTTATCCTTGAGAACACAACAGTTCCCTTAATTCCATCGTTTAGTTTTAGTTCACTGGCCCAAGTGTTTGAAATTCAGTTTAGGAATGTTAACATCGGTTCAATATCTGGCGATGCATTCTCAGATGTGTCAGATTTACAAAATCTCAAGTTTGTTAACTCTAAAATTACAAGCTTCGAAAGACACGCCTTTGGGAGGGGCACAAGTAAAATTGCTAATCTGATATTAGATGGATCTGACATAGGAACAATACATGAACGTGCCATTTGGCTAAGTGATTCTGAAATAGTGCATATTGATAAATGCAATATCAATAAGGTTGCAATAAATGCAATCCGCCTCGATAACGCATATTTTATTTATCTGACACGTAGCTCTATTCAGAAGTATGAAGCAGGTGGAATTAGAGGACGCTTCTTCAGTGGCGTCATGATTGATAATGATTACCTTAATCCAACTAAAGCAGACTCAGAACCTAGACCATTGTTTGACCTTGAAGAATCTCGACAACGGAGAAGTTCAGTTGCTCCCTTTTTTCACTTCACAAACAATGTACTGACGAAACTACTTCCTGATCATGCCTTCTTTATTTCCAGTCCTACCATTAACGTTGCAGTTCCTAATAATACATTAGGGGAGTGCTCTTgtcaaatatacaaaaattttctTCAATCATTGCGAATAATTTTGGATGATTATACTCTTAATATTCATCAGGCTCTGGTAGAACATGGGATTTGTCTGCTTGATCAGCAAATTTTCAGCATTGGGTGTCCGGACCTTACACCTAATTTTGAAGGTCCCCTTAGAAACGCCCTGATCCCTCGAGGGGAATTGATGCAAGAAATAAAAGCGAAGTCCGGGGATGATGAAAGGGCAACTACCACAAAACCAAATGACATTAGTGAAGATCTACGTGGAAATACGTCAGAGCACCTTTTATTGACCTCATCAACAAAACTtgtgaataaaacaaaaccaacttcTGCAATCCCATTAACTATTAAAATGCCTAAACCAACTGCTGCAACTATATTAAACAAAACTTCAAACTCCATTGCAAGTGTTATACCATCCTCGGCGATTCAGATAAATTCTCtcagaattatttctaaaaataagaATGACAGCAATGATGGCTCAAAAGACAAGACATCAGTCATAGAAAAGCCAGCTGTTTTCAATGAAGCAGTTGCACCAAGGAAAGAAAATTCCCCATTTACCATTGGTCAGCCTGTCATTAGCCCTTCGATTTTAGCTGATCATTCACAAGATGATGCATCATCTATTCATAATACGCCCCTCCCGATGAAAACAATAATTGCAACAAACTTTCAGATACAACCACCTCAATTCAGTGGGAAAACGACAGGTCTGACGGATGCAAAAACAGTTTGGAATGAAATATTTGGAGGCATTTTTGGTCAGAGGCTAAGAAAACCTTTACCGGTTTCTTTTCCAACATCTCAACCGAGTGTCAAGTTCAGTAATGTAGCGAAACCAATTGAACTGAGAAAATTTCAAAGGGGAAACAAAATAGTTGTGTCCCCACGATAA